The following are encoded together in the Fusarium keratoplasticum isolate Fu6.1 chromosome 1, whole genome shotgun sequence genome:
- a CDS encoding Ribosomal protein L15 produces MGALKYVEELQKKKQSDVIAFLLRVRCWELRQLNVIHRASRPTRLDKARRLGYKAKQGYVIYRVRVRRGGRKRPAPKGATYGKPTNQGINQLKYQRSLKATAEERVGRRCANLRVLNSYWINQDSTYKYYEVILVDPQHKAIRIDPRINWIVNPVHKHREARGLTATGKKSRGLNKGHRYNKTQAGRRKTWKRHNTLSLWRYR; encoded by the exons atgggTGCCCTCAAGTACGTCGAAGAGCttcagaagaagaagcagtcGGATGTCAtcgccttcctcctccgagtTCGCTGCTGGGAA CTCCGTCAATTGAACGTCATCCACCGCGCCTCTCGCCCTACCCGTCTGGACAAGGCTCGCCGCCTCGGAtacaaggccaagcagggCTATGTTATCTACCGCGTCCGTGTCCGCCGTGGTGGCCGCAAGCGCCCTGCCCCCAAGGGTGCCACCTATG GCAAGCCCACCAACCAGGGTATCAACCAGCTGAAGTACCAGCGATCCCTCAAGGCCACCGCTGAGGAGCGTGTCGGCCGCCGCTGCGCCAACCTCCGAGTCCTCAACTCTTACTGGATCAACCAGGACTCCACCTACAAGTACTACgaggtcatcctcgtcgacccCCAGCACAAGGCCATCCGCATCGACCCCCGCATCAACTGGATCGTCAACCCCGTCCACAAGCACCGTGAGGCCCGCGGCCTCACTGCTACCGGCAAGAAGTCCCGCGGCCTCAACAAGGGCCACCGCTACAACAAGACCCAGGCCGGCCGCAGAAAGACCTGGAAGCGCCACAACACCCTGTCCCTGTGGCGATACCGATAA